GCGCACCAGCTCGCAGAGCTGCATCATCGGCACCGGGGAGAAGAAGTGGGTGCCGACGACGGACTCCGGCCGCTGGGTCACCGCGGCGATCTGGGTGACCGGAATGGCCGAGGTGTTGGTGGCGAGCACCGCGTCGGGCCGGCAGATCCGGTCCAGCTCGCGGAAGACCTCCTGCTTGAGTTCCAGGCGCTCGAAGACCGCCTCGACGACCAGGTCAGCGTCGGCTGCGGCGCCCAGGTCGGTGGTCGTGGTGATCCGGGCGAGAGTCGCCTCCACCTCGCCGGCCTCGATCCTGCCCTTGCTCGCGAACTTCTCCAGCGAGCCACGGATGCCGTCCAGCCCGCGCCTGGTCGCCGCGTCGTCCAGGTCACGGAGCGTCACCTGCCAGCCCGCCTGCGCCGCTACCTGGGCAATGCCCGAGCCCATCAAACCGGCCCCGATGATCGCGAGTCGACCCGCCATCCTCCTGCTCCCTCCCCTGGTACCCCTGCCGTCAACCGCACTCTATCCGTCCACCTGAACGACACCTAAGGAGAGGCGACGGAGGTCGATCCGGGTGGCGGGCCAGCCGGTCGGAGCCGGCGTCAGTGGGTGCGGGTCGGCGTCAGCGGTGCCGCTCGGGTCAGAGGGTGAAGGCCTGCTCCGCCGGGGCGGTGGTCCGCTCGACCTCCACGCCGAGCGCGCGCAGGTCGGCGACGAAGTCCGGATAGCCCCGGTCGACATGGTGCACATGCGAGATCTCGGTCACCCCGTCCGCGCAGAGCCCGGCGATCACCAGGCCGGCGCCGGCCCGGATGTCGGTGGCCCGTACCGGGGCGCTGGAGAGACGCTCGCGGCCGCGTACCACCGCGTGGTGCCCGTCGGTCTTGATGTCGGCCCCGAGCCGGGCCATCTCGTTCACGAACATGAACCGGCCGTCGAAGATGTTCTCGGTGATCAGGGAGGCGCCCTCGCTGACCGAGGCCATCCCGATCGCCATCGGCAGCAGGTCGGTGGCGAAGCCCGGGAACGGCAGGGTGACCACGTCGACCGCGCGCGGCCGCCGGTCCATCCGGACCCGGAAGGCGTCGGTACGGGTCTCGACCAGTCCACCGGCGGAGATCACCTTGTCCAGCGCGATCTCCAGGAAACCGGGGCTGGCACCGGTCACGGTCACGTCCCCCTGGGTCATCGCCGCCGCGAACGCCCAGGTCCCGGCGACGATCCGGTCGCCGACCGTACGGTGCCGCACCGGGCGCAGCTCGCTGACGCCCTCGATCCGGATGGTGGAGGTGCCGGCGCCCTCGATCCTGGCCCCCATCGCGGAGAGCATCGCGCAGATGTCCACGATCTCCGGCTCCCGGGCCGCGTTGTCGATCTCCGTGGTCCCCTTGGCCAGCACCGCCGCCATGACCAGGTTCTCGGTCGCGCCGACGCTGGGAAAGTCCAGCCAGATGGTCGCCCCGTGCAGCCCGTTCGGTGCCGAGGCGATCACGAAGCCGTGTGAGCCGGATATTTCCGCACCCATCCTGGCCAGCCCCGACACGTGCATGTCCAGACCCCGCGAGCCGATCGCGTCCCCGCCGGGATGGGCCACCCGGACGTAACCGCGCCGGGCCAGCAACGGGCCGAGTACGCAGATCGACGCGCGCAGCCGGCGTACCAGGTCATAGTCGGCGTCGGTGCCCGGCTCCGCCGGTACGTCGATGGTGACCGTACGGGCCCGGCCGGGCGCCGCGCCGAGGTCGACCGCCGCCTGCGCCTCACCGCTGGGGGTGGTGGCGACGTCGCGAACCGGCCCGGCGCCGTCCACCGGCGGCACTTCCGCCGGTACCCCGTCCCCCACACCGACGACCGGGATGCCGTCGATGGTCCCGGTCGACGTGCCGTTGTCCTCCCCGAAGGAGACCTCGCAGCCGAGCCGGCGCAGCACCTCGCCCATGATCGCGATATCGGTGATCCGGGGTACGTTCGTGATCACGCTGCGGCCGGGGGCCAGCAGGGCCACCGCCATCAGTTTGAGCGCGGAGTTCTTGGCGCCCACGACGTGCACCTCACCGGCGAGTCGGGCACCGCCACTGACTCTGATCACGTCCACGTCGGCCATCGTAGAGTCGGCCGCCACCCCGGCCGTGACCCCTGCGGACAGGTCGGCCGGCACACCCGCCTCGCCGCCGGCCAGTGCGGGGCCGGGGTCGACTCCCCCACCCGGCACCGTCTGGGTGGGCGGCTCGCCGTCGGACCTCCGTACGCTGTCCGTCATGGCCGTTCACCTCACCCGCATCTACACCAGGACCGGCGACGCCGGCCAAACCAGGCTGAGCAACAACGAGCAGGTCGACAAGACGGATCCGCGGATCGCGGCGTACGCGGACGTGGACGAGTGCAACGCCGCGATCGGGGTGGCACTCGCGCTCGGGCAACTCCGCGACGACCTGGTCACGGTGCTGGCCGCGGTCCAGAACGACCTGTTCGACGTCGGAGCCGACCTGGCCACCCCGATCGAGCCCGACCCGGCGTATCCGCCGTTGCGGGTGACCGAGGAGTACGTGACCCGGTTGGAGGGCTGGTGCGACGAGTACAACGCGGAACTGGCCAAGCTCGACTCCTTCATCCTGCCCGGCGGTACCGCTGGGGCGGCCCTGCTGCACGTCGCGCGTACGGTGGCGCGGCGAGCCGAACGCGCTGCCTGGGCACTGGTGAACCACGATCAGGGACGAACCAGCATTCTTCCGGCAAAGTATCTCAACCGGCTTTCTGATCTGTTGTTCATCCTGGCAAGAACGGCCAATCCGGACGGCGACGTGCTATGGGTCCCCGGTGGCAAGCGCTAACCACCGGCGTCGCCGAAAATGACCGACGAGCGGCGCGGAGGCTCTCCGGCCACCGGTCGACGGGTCTCCTGACGTTGATCGAAGATCAGACCACCCGGACGACCGATTCCGCGCTCTGATCGCCTATTTTGGTGGCCGTGGCCAACGAGAAATTAACGTTCCTGACCCAGTTTGTCCGCCAGCCGATGTCGGTCGGCGCGGTCGCGCCCAGCTCGGCGGCGCTGGCCAACAAGATCACCGCACCGGTTCCACGTACGGGTGATCCAGTGGTGGTCGAACTCGGGCCCGGCACCGGCGCCTTCACCGGCGAAATCCAGCGCCGACTCGGCGGCCGTGGTCACCAACTGGCAATCGAGATCAACAGTGACTTCGCCGGTGCGCTGAGCCGGCGCTACCCGGCGGTGGAAGTCATCTCCGACGACGCCCGGAAGCTACGCGAACTGCTGGCAGCCCGGGGCCACAGCCAGGCGGACGTGATCGTGAGCGGCCTGCCCTGGGCCGCGTTCTCGTCGGACCTGCAGCACAACCTGCTCGACGCGGTCGCCGACGGGCTCGCCGACGACGGCGCCTTCACCACCTTCGCCTACCTCTTCGCCATCTGGACCCCGCCGGCCCAGCGGCTGCGCACCGCGCTACGGGCCCGGTTCGAGGAGGTCACGATGGGCCGTACGGTCTGGGCGAACCTGCCGCCGGCCCTGGTCTACCACTGCCGGCGCCCGATCCGGACCGACGCGTACGGCTCCGACCGGTCCCCGCTGCGCGTCGGTACGGCCGACTCCCTGGACTGACCCGTCCCGTCTGCCGGCCAGCCGGGGCGGCGACGACCAGGCCGCCGGAGCGATCCGGTCAGCGGCCGGTTATGTGGCCCGCAACGACCAGCGCCCGGTCCCGAGAATCGGGGCCGGGCGCGTTCGCGTACGACAAGCTTCGAACGGTGTCCGCCTCAGGCTGCGGGCCAGTCCTGGGCCCCGAGACGCGGCGAGACCGCCCCGGGTGGGGCGGCCTCGAGCCAGGAGAGGAACCCGGTCACCGTGGATTGCGCCATCGCGATCTCCACCGGCGCCTGGTGACTGGTACAGCGGAGAATCACCCAGTCGGCCGGCATGGAGAACTGCTCCTGGCCTTCCGGTAGCCGGCGCCGCTCGACCGCCAGACCACGACGGGCGAGCACCCGCTTCGGCCGGATGGCGAAGCTGAACATCCGGTACCAGCGCAGTTCGTCATCGGTGAAGCGACCGAACCCGGGCGACCAACCACGGCCGTCGAGCATCGTCGACACCCGTACGCTGAGCCGGATGATGCCGCCGGAGCGGGTCACCAGGGCGCGCCGGACGAAGAGCACCAGCAGGCCGGCGAGCACGACCAGTACGCCGACCCCGATCCATTCCAGAACCAGCACCGACGTGCCGGGTCAGCGCGTCGCGGCGGCGGTGACTGCGGTGGCGCTTTCCGCCAGAACCGTGACGCCCGAGCCGGTCACGGAGAGGAAACCGCCGGCGACCTCGAAGGCGATCTGCTCACCACCGGCGAGTTTGATTCGGACCTGGCCGGGCTCGGCAAGCTGGCCCAGCAGAGGAGCGTGGCCCGGCAGCACTCCGAGCTCGCCTTCGGTCGTCCGCGCGACGACCATCTCGGCCTCGCCGGACCAGACCTTCTCCTCGACGGCTACGAGCTCGACGTGTAGCTGATTTGCCACGCTGTCTCCTTGTATGGCGACGGGATTGCACAGAGTCTAGTCGCGTACCCGGCCGGCACCCACGGCGGGTGCCGAGAAGTACCACCGGGGTACTTCGGCGGGTGATCGGGCGAACGCCCCTCACCTGCGACGGGTCGCGATGTTACTTGTCCTTGTTGATCAAATCAGGATGTGCGGCGACGAACGAGTCCAGGGTGTCCGCCTCCACCGAGGCGAAGAAGTCCGGGGCCGGGTCCTGCAACTGCTCACCCTGGTAGTTGCTGGCGGTGCCGAGCGCGGCGTGCGGCAGCTTGATCAGGGTCATCGAGTCGGACCGCAGGTCACGCAGGGCGAAGGCCCAGTCGGCGACACTGTGCCCGCGACCGCTGAAGATCAGGGACTGGCCGGCGGCACGCAGCACCGCGTCGAGCTTGAGCGGGTTGGTCACCACGTCCCGGCTGAGCGCCTGGCTCGCCATCGCCCGGATGAACTGCTGCTGGTGGCGCTGACGCCCGTAGTCGCCGTCGACCAGGGTCTTGCGCTGCCGTACGTAGTCCAGCGCCTGCCAGCCGTTGAGGTGGGCCTCGCCCTTCTTGTACTCCCGCTGCGGGCCGATGTAACCCTCGCCGTTCGGGTTGCCCGGTCGCGGACTGCCGTCCGGCTGCAGGTGCTCGGACTTGGTGTCGGCGTCGATGTACATGTCGACGCCGCCCATCGCGTCGACGATCTTCTTGAAGCCGCTGAAGTTGAGGATCGCACCGGCGTCGAACCGCTTGATCCCGGTGTAGTTGCTGATCGTGGTCTGGAGCAGCTCGAAGCCGCGTGCCGCGTCCGGGTTCTTGCCGGGCACGATACTGCCGTGCGACATCGCCGAGTTGAGCCGGTCGTTACCGCCGGGGTAGTTGGCCTTGGGGAACGCCGGGATGTCCACCCGCAGGTCCCGGGGCAGGGAGAAGAGGTACGCCCGGTCCATTCCGGCGGGCACGTGCAGAATCATGATCGAGTCGGCCAGCGGCGGCGTTGACGGCTGCCGCGGGTCGATGCCGACCAGCAGGATGTTGACCGGGCCCTTGATGTCCGAGGTCTTCGGCGGCGGGGTGGCGGCCGTCTCGTCACCGAAGAGGTCGGCGCTGGCCACCGCGCCCTGGTAACGGGAGAGCAGCGCCTCGAACCCGACCAGTACGACACCACTGAGCAGCATCAGCGCCGTACCGAAGATGATCGAGACCCGCGCCCAGCGCGGCACCGTCGATCGTCTCCTGCGCTTGCCGTGGGTGGTGGTCGTATCCATGTCGGTCACCCGCGTCTCCCGTCCTCGCCTGCCCGGTCAGGCCGCCCCTCGCGGGCACGACGTTGCAGAGCGTAGCGCTGGATCCTGGGGAACCCCTCGGAAGATCAACTCGACCGACGGCCGTCGCGGGTGGCGACAGAAAAGGGACCGTGTCGGCTATCGCCGGCACGGTCCCTTTTCGTGGTACGGAAACTAGTCCTTCATCAGCTCGCGAGCGTTGCGCTCCAGGTCGTCGAGACCACCGCACATGAAGAATGCCTGCTCGGGGAAGTGATCGAACTCACCCTCGCTGATCTTCTTGAACGCCTCGACGGTGTCCTTGACCGGCACGTACGAACCCTTGATGCCGGTGAAGACCTCAGCCGCGTAGGTGTTCTGCGAGAGGAAGCGCTCGATCCGGCGGGCCCGGCCGACCGTGATCTTGTCTTCCTCGGAGAGCTCCTCGATACCGAGGATGGCGATGATGTCCTGCAGGTCCTTGTAGCGCTGCAGGATCCGCTTCACCTCGGAGGCGACGGTGTAGTGCTCCAGCCCGACGTACTCCGGCGCGAGGATCCGCGAGGAGGACGCCAGCGGGTCCACCGCCGGGTAGATGCCCTTGTCGGAGATCGACCGCTCCAGGTTGGTGGTCGCGTCCAGGTGGGCGAAGGTGGTCGCCGGCGCCGGGTCGGTGTAGTCGTCCGCGGGGACGTAGATCGCCTGCATCGAGGTGATCGCCTGGCCCCGGACCGACGTGATCCGCTCCTGCAGCTCGCCCATCTCGTCGGCGAGCGTCGGCTGGTAACCCACCGCACTCGGCATACGGCCGAGCAGGGTGGAGACCTCCGAACCGGCCTGGGTGAAG
The Micromonospora pisi DNA segment above includes these coding regions:
- a CDS encoding F0F1 ATP synthase subunit epsilon, with translation MANQLHVELVAVEEKVWSGEAEMVVARTTEGELGVLPGHAPLLGQLAEPGQVRIKLAGGEQIAFEVAGGFLSVTGSGVTVLAESATAVTAAATR
- a CDS encoding class I SAM-dependent methyltransferase; this translates as MANEKLTFLTQFVRQPMSVGAVAPSSAALANKITAPVPRTGDPVVVELGPGTGAFTGEIQRRLGGRGHQLAIEINSDFAGALSRRYPAVEVISDDARKLRELLAARGHSQADVIVSGLPWAAFSSDLQHNLLDAVADGLADDGAFTTFAYLFAIWTPPAQRLRTALRARFEEVTMGRTVWANLPPALVYHCRRPIRTDAYGSDRSPLRVGTADSLD
- a CDS encoding DUF2550 domain-containing protein; this translates as MLVLEWIGVGVLVVLAGLLVLFVRRALVTRSGGIIRLSVRVSTMLDGRGWSPGFGRFTDDELRWYRMFSFAIRPKRVLARRGLAVERRRLPEGQEQFSMPADWVILRCTSHQAPVEIAMAQSTVTGFLSWLEAAPPGAVSPRLGAQDWPAA
- a CDS encoding LCP family protein: MDTTTTHGKRRRRSTVPRWARVSIIFGTALMLLSGVVLVGFEALLSRYQGAVASADLFGDETAATPPPKTSDIKGPVNILLVGIDPRQPSTPPLADSIMILHVPAGMDRAYLFSLPRDLRVDIPAFPKANYPGGNDRLNSAMSHGSIVPGKNPDAARGFELLQTTISNYTGIKRFDAGAILNFSGFKKIVDAMGGVDMYIDADTKSEHLQPDGSPRPGNPNGEGYIGPQREYKKGEAHLNGWQALDYVRQRKTLVDGDYGRQRHQQQFIRAMASQALSRDVVTNPLKLDAVLRAAGQSLIFSGRGHSVADWAFALRDLRSDSMTLIKLPHAALGTASNYQGEQLQDPAPDFFASVEADTLDSFVAAHPDLINKDK
- a CDS encoding cob(I)yrinic acid a,c-diamide adenosyltransferase; translated protein: MAVHLTRIYTRTGDAGQTRLSNNEQVDKTDPRIAAYADVDECNAAIGVALALGQLRDDLVTVLAAVQNDLFDVGADLATPIEPDPAYPPLRVTEEYVTRLEGWCDEYNAELAKLDSFILPGGTAGAALLHVARTVARRAERAAWALVNHDQGRTSILPAKYLNRLSDLLFILARTANPDGDVLWVPGGKR
- a CDS encoding 3-hydroxyacyl-CoA dehydrogenase family protein — encoded protein: MAGRLAIIGAGLMGSGIAQVAAQAGWQVTLRDLDDAATRRGLDGIRGSLEKFASKGRIEAGEVEATLARITTTTDLGAAADADLVVEAVFERLELKQEVFRELDRICRPDAVLATNTSAIPVTQIAAVTQRPESVVGTHFFSPVPMMQLCELVRGYKTSDETLATARVFAEEIGKTCVVVNRDIAGFVTTRLITALVMEAVKLVESGVVSAEDLDTACKLGFGHAMGPLATTDLTGADVLLHATKNIYTDTGDEKFFPPELLQRMVAAGDLGRKTGQGFYSY